Proteins encoded in a region of the Haloglomus salinum genome:
- a CDS encoding metallophosphoesterase family protein, producing MERRTFLRTVGAGALAGAGGAGSAAANGDSEAERNPTPVDGSEVYVPKVNEIRSPLSGVPEVVEAGDSLRVELDANADIPLRTVEARLEPSFGGPARIPLSRAGTDGDDPTSRIWNAGAEVDGSESEGDEASYGQVVVAEFDVPALDDRPTFTPDLYDLVVTWDTAPTALTGGEDRQPRAVSVRETIPDELDIAVLADPQIGDPRALQSGFNEARDEGNPDPFVQRSRRVLGDRPDERWAATRRAIAEVNALDPDIVLVAGDLCLGQDVPGKFYAEFEDAWTVMNQVQAPTFMTLGNHDGYVQSGTDGKALYRETFGPPSYSVEIGDAAQVVAVDTFDWSYLDRTGASVAVSTYGGQVRDAQFDWLRGELSRLADTDRSILAVGHHNPSWVPDAKNEAYAQTDGQPVAEQVARGSRIAQSGQRWTGENAFSLRRLFDEAGVDAFFCGHSHQDRVARSMANRTGDSTVDVDGDGDTDVYTAGDPADVVAALGNRYARQSYEATDGVTTGRVENYPDPTVERAAPGTADAEGLVADLRNTEAGTLYVNVASTMSSTGEYWGWRQFDYDTTSDGLDPRAFRYPVSQAFLDERTVSPGPSDDPRWVAQQDEVGFFSTPSYLFDVTDEGSANAPDGRTVTVTNDQTLDRSGAVTVSTTAANPTVEGGEVVWRREADPRTDLKVAFDVPAGGETSFTVTGDTPGRN from the coding sequence ATGGAACGACGCACGTTTCTCAGAACGGTGGGTGCGGGTGCGCTCGCCGGCGCTGGTGGCGCCGGCAGTGCGGCGGCGAACGGTGATAGCGAGGCCGAACGGAACCCGACGCCGGTGGACGGCTCCGAAGTGTACGTCCCGAAGGTGAACGAGATACGGTCGCCGCTGTCGGGTGTGCCCGAGGTGGTCGAAGCCGGCGATAGCCTGCGCGTGGAACTCGACGCGAACGCGGACATCCCGTTGCGGACCGTCGAGGCCCGTCTGGAGCCGAGTTTCGGTGGCCCGGCTCGGATTCCGCTGTCGCGGGCCGGCACCGACGGGGACGACCCGACGAGTCGCATCTGGAACGCCGGCGCCGAGGTGGACGGCTCCGAGAGCGAGGGCGACGAGGCCTCGTACGGGCAGGTCGTCGTCGCCGAGTTCGACGTGCCGGCGCTGGACGACCGCCCGACGTTCACGCCCGACCTGTACGACCTCGTCGTGACGTGGGACACCGCCCCGACCGCGCTGACGGGCGGGGAGGACCGGCAGCCACGCGCGGTGAGCGTCCGTGAGACCATCCCCGACGAGTTGGACATCGCCGTCCTCGCGGACCCGCAGATCGGCGACCCGCGAGCACTCCAGTCCGGGTTCAACGAGGCCCGGGACGAGGGGAATCCGGACCCGTTCGTCCAGCGGTCGCGCCGTGTCCTCGGCGACCGGCCGGACGAGCGCTGGGCGGCTACCCGCCGCGCTATCGCCGAGGTGAACGCGCTCGACCCCGACATCGTGCTGGTGGCGGGGGACCTCTGTCTCGGCCAGGACGTGCCCGGGAAGTTCTACGCGGAGTTCGAGGACGCCTGGACGGTGATGAATCAGGTGCAGGCGCCGACGTTCATGACGCTGGGGAACCACGACGGCTACGTCCAGTCCGGCACCGACGGGAAGGCGCTCTATCGCGAGACCTTTGGACCGCCGTCCTACAGCGTCGAAATCGGTGACGCCGCACAGGTCGTCGCCGTCGACACGTTCGACTGGTCGTACCTCGACCGGACTGGGGCCAGCGTCGCTGTCTCGACCTACGGCGGGCAGGTCCGGGACGCGCAGTTCGACTGGCTCCGCGGGGAACTCTCCCGCCTGGCCGATACGGACCGCTCGATTCTCGCCGTCGGCCACCACAACCCCTCGTGGGTGCCCGACGCGAAGAACGAGGCGTACGCACAGACCGACGGCCAGCCGGTCGCCGAGCAGGTCGCGCGTGGGAGCCGTATCGCCCAGAGCGGCCAGCGCTGGACCGGCGAGAACGCCTTCTCGCTCCGGCGGCTGTTCGACGAGGCCGGCGTGGACGCGTTCTTCTGTGGGCACTCGCACCAGGACCGCGTGGCGCGCTCGATGGCGAACCGGACGGGCGATTCGACCGTCGATGTCGATGGCGACGGTGACACCGATGTCTACACCGCGGGCGACCCTGCCGACGTGGTGGCGGCCCTCGGGAACCGGTACGCGAGACAGTCGTACGAAGCGACGGACGGCGTCACGACGGGCCGAGTCGAGAACTATCCCGACCCCACCGTCGAACGCGCCGCCCCCGGAACGGCCGACGCCGAAGGACTCGTGGCCGACCTCCGGAACACCGAGGCGGGTACCCTGTACGTCAACGTCGCCTCCACGATGTCCTCGACGGGCGAGTACTGGGGCTGGCGGCAGTTCGACTACGATACCACGTCCGACGGCCTCGACCCCCGCGCGTTCCGGTATCCCGTGAGCCAGGCGTTCCTCGACGAGCGTACGGTCAGTCCCGGGCCTTCCGACGACCCACGGTGGGTCGCCCAACAGGACGAGGTCGGCTTCTTCTCCACGCCCTCGTACCTGTTCGACGTGACCGACGAGGGGAGCGCGAACGCGCCGGACGGGCGCACGGTGACGGTCACCAACGACCAGACGCTCGACCGTTCGGGCGCCGTGACCGTCTCGACTACGGCCGCGAACCCGACTGTCGAGGGCGGCGAGGTCGTCTGGCGACGCGAGGCCGACCCACGGACGGACCTGAAGGTGGCCTTCGACGTGCCCGCGGGTGGCGAGACGAGCTTCACTGTTACCGGCGACACGCCGGGCCGGAACTGA
- a CDS encoding BolA/IbaG family iron-sulfur metabolism protein, with amino-acid sequence MNPADVEDLIREALPDARVRVRRARGEHDDDHLAALVVSPAFEDEMLVNQHQIIYDALEGHMTTDIHALELKTYTPEEFEDAPETFD; translated from the coding sequence ATGAACCCTGCCGACGTGGAGGACCTCATCCGGGAGGCACTCCCCGACGCCCGCGTACGGGTGCGCCGGGCCCGCGGCGAACACGACGACGACCACCTCGCCGCGCTGGTCGTCTCACCGGCGTTCGAGGACGAGATGCTCGTGAACCAGCACCAGATCATATACGACGCGCTCGAGGGGCACATGACGACCGATATCCACGCTCTGGAGCTCAAGACGTACACACCCGAGGAGTTCGAGGACGCCCCGGAGACGTTCGATTAA
- the fen gene encoding flap endonuclease-1 translates to MGNADLRQLAVIEDVSFDDLEGSVVAVDAHNWLYRYLTTTVKFTSTSAYTTSDGEEVANLIGTVQGLPKFLEHDLTPVFVFDGGTTELKADEVAERREQRERYEDDLETAREEGAAAETIATLESRTQRLTETIRRTTRELLELLDVPVIEAPAEGEAQAAHMARTGTVDYAGTEDYDSLLLGAPLTLRQLTSKGDPELMDFEATLAKHDLSWEQLVDAAILMGTDFNEGVSGIGPKTAVKLLNEHGDIWAVFEAEDCYVDNTDAIRQLFLDPDVTDDVGFDTDIDPDIAAAKAYVTDEWEVPADEVERGFERIEEALTQTGLDRWT, encoded by the coding sequence ATGGGCAACGCGGACCTCCGGCAACTGGCGGTCATCGAGGACGTGTCGTTCGACGACCTCGAGGGGAGTGTCGTCGCCGTCGACGCGCACAACTGGCTCTACCGGTACCTGACGACGACGGTCAAGTTCACGAGCACGAGCGCGTACACCACGAGCGACGGCGAGGAGGTGGCCAACCTCATCGGCACCGTGCAGGGCCTGCCGAAGTTCCTCGAACACGACCTGACGCCGGTCTTCGTCTTCGACGGCGGGACGACCGAACTGAAGGCCGATGAGGTGGCCGAACGCCGCGAGCAGCGCGAACGGTACGAGGACGACCTCGAGACGGCACGCGAGGAGGGTGCCGCCGCCGAGACCATCGCCACGCTGGAATCCCGGACCCAGCGCCTGACCGAGACCATCCGCCGGACCACCCGCGAGTTGCTCGAACTGCTGGACGTGCCCGTCATCGAGGCACCCGCCGAGGGCGAGGCACAGGCCGCACACATGGCGCGCACGGGAACTGTCGACTACGCCGGCACCGAGGACTACGACTCGCTGCTGCTCGGGGCGCCGCTCACGCTGCGGCAGCTCACCAGCAAGGGCGACCCCGAGCTGATGGACTTCGAAGCCACGCTCGCGAAGCACGACCTCTCCTGGGAGCAACTGGTCGACGCGGCCATCCTGATGGGGACCGACTTCAACGAGGGCGTCTCGGGCATCGGCCCGAAGACCGCCGTCAAGCTCCTGAACGAGCACGGCGACATCTGGGCGGTCTTCGAGGCCGAGGACTGCTACGTCGACAACACTGACGCCATCCGGCAGCTGTTCCTCGACCCGGACGTGACCGACGACGTCGGGTTCGACACGGACATCGACCCCGACATCGCCGCCGCGAAAGCCTACGTCACCGACGAGTGGGAGGTCCCCGCCGACGAGGTCGAGCGCGGCTTCGAGCGCATCGAGGAGGCGCTCACGCAGACCGGCCTGGACCGCTGGACCTGA
- a CDS encoding class II fumarate hydratase, with product MSEDNGDYRTERDSLGEMQVPAEAYWGAQTQRALQNFPISDVTFGRRFVRALGIVKKSAARANLDLDLIPEEKGEAIVRAADEVIAGEHDEHFPVDVFQTGSGTSSNMNANEVIANRATELIGGEIGSREVHPNDHVNYGQSSNDVIPTAMHVASLEAVERDLIPALETLREELAAKEEEFADVVKTGRTHLQDATPVTLGQEFGGYRAQVEKGISRADSTRDHLGELALGGTATGTGLNTHPEFPTRAAEYISEETGLEFREADNHFEAQAAHDAMGEAHGQLRTIAGSLNKIANDLRLLASGPRNGLNEVDQPENQPGSSIMPGKINPVVAESVNQVHKQVVGNDAAVAAGAAEGQIDLNLYKPVCAHNFLQSAKLLSNTAEVFGEKFVHKLEADEEYCEERVEQSMALATALNPAIGYDKASKVAKRALAEDKTVREVVLEEGYLSEDEADEVLDPMRMTERGILGDD from the coding sequence ATGAGCGAGGACAACGGTGACTACCGGACCGAACGCGACAGTCTCGGCGAGATGCAGGTGCCCGCGGAGGCCTACTGGGGCGCACAGACCCAGCGCGCGCTCCAGAACTTCCCCATCTCGGACGTGACGTTCGGGCGGCGGTTCGTCCGCGCGCTCGGCATCGTCAAGAAGTCCGCCGCCCGCGCGAACCTCGACCTCGACCTCATCCCCGAGGAGAAGGGCGAGGCCATCGTGCGGGCCGCCGACGAGGTCATCGCCGGCGAGCACGACGAGCACTTCCCGGTCGACGTGTTCCAGACCGGGAGCGGCACCTCCTCGAACATGAACGCCAACGAGGTCATCGCCAACCGCGCGACCGAGCTCATCGGCGGGGAAATCGGGTCCCGCGAGGTCCACCCCAACGACCACGTCAACTACGGCCAGTCCAGCAACGACGTCATCCCGACGGCGATGCACGTGGCCTCGCTGGAGGCGGTCGAGCGCGACCTCATCCCGGCGCTGGAGACGCTGCGCGAGGAGCTCGCCGCGAAGGAGGAGGAGTTCGCGGACGTCGTGAAGACGGGCCGCACGCACCTGCAGGACGCGACGCCGGTGACGCTGGGCCAGGAGTTCGGCGGCTACCGCGCGCAGGTCGAGAAGGGTATCAGCCGCGCCGACAGCACCCGCGACCACCTCGGCGAACTCGCACTCGGCGGGACCGCGACTGGCACGGGCCTGAACACACATCCCGAGTTCCCCACCCGCGCCGCCGAGTACATCAGCGAGGAGACCGGCCTCGAGTTCCGCGAGGCAGACAACCACTTCGAGGCCCAGGCCGCCCACGACGCGATGGGCGAGGCACACGGCCAGCTCCGCACGATTGCAGGGAGCCTCAACAAGATCGCCAACGACCTCCGCCTCCTGGCGTCGGGGCCGCGCAACGGGCTCAACGAGGTCGACCAGCCGGAGAACCAGCCCGGCAGCTCCATCATGCCCGGAAAAATCAACCCGGTCGTCGCCGAATCGGTCAATCAGGTCCACAAGCAGGTCGTCGGCAACGACGCCGCCGTCGCCGCGGGCGCGGCGGAGGGACAGATCGACCTCAACCTCTACAAGCCGGTCTGTGCGCACAACTTCCTCCAGTCCGCGAAGCTCCTGTCGAACACCGCCGAGGTGTTCGGCGAGAAGTTCGTCCACAAACTGGAGGCCGACGAGGAGTACTGCGAAGAGCGCGTCGAGCAGTCGATGGCACTCGCGACGGCCCTGAATCCGGCCATCGGCTACGACAAGGCCAGCAAGGTCGCGAAGCGTGCGCTCGCCGAGGACAAGACCGTTCGCGAGGTCGTCCTGGAGGAGGGCTATCTCTCCGAGGACGAAGCCGACGAGGTGCTCGACCCCATGCGGATGACCGAACGCGGTATCCTCGGCGACGACTGA
- a CDS encoding right-handed parallel beta-helix repeat-containing protein encodes MSRRPDSDGLGERLSRRPLLQGAAGLAAALAGCSMTDGRITDRVVDSTPALRTAFERLSPGDTIHISAAGGPYRTSDWLDVDVDDVAVVGPGIPGLVRPARGADAGGIRIGHHSHCENVLVRGFGFEGNRAAQRPRAPRCHGIAVRDADGVTLAGNDIRGTHPRRHGDGGSGISVTPGCDAVRVVGNRIRDAGDRGIQVAGSGLLVAGNDIRGSLDRAISADLWYPDGENHTARHALVTGNVLGDSAEGSLTGVAHNEPVGPGRGHIAFVGNVGYGAHKSFCHVRGPEPFASVAVRNNLATQETAGLTTDRTTRFAGVAADAVGGDTLVVRNNTFRGYSGPGVNIDGAVREAVVAGNALVEPARAGVRVRQVDGGTVTGNVVVEPGTVGIRLVDAGGLRVGENQIRAPAGPGIDVRGGPDTAGTDIVGNHLRDTGGGDRGGDGGRVSRGAPAIRVCDHGVRVRGNSIHRNRGPGIIECADGGDNRYEANRADGEAPWRITSPTSRARDNAPPLDVHRGLRAEGGLLSVTFDRVYARAPRLSFGRRGGAVREVSYRTSEAGNVVGADIVVGADGTFDVFVDAA; translated from the coding sequence GTGTCGCGACGACCCGATTCCGACGGCCTGGGCGAACGACTCTCCCGGCGGCCACTCCTCCAGGGTGCGGCCGGGCTCGCGGCCGCACTCGCGGGGTGCTCGATGACCGACGGGCGCATCACCGACCGGGTGGTCGACTCCACGCCGGCGCTCCGGACCGCCTTCGAGCGCCTCTCCCCCGGCGACACCATCCACATCTCCGCCGCCGGGGGCCCCTACCGGACGAGCGATTGGCTCGACGTGGACGTCGACGACGTGGCCGTGGTCGGCCCCGGGATACCGGGTCTCGTCCGGCCGGCTCGCGGCGCCGACGCCGGTGGCATCCGCATCGGCCACCACAGCCATTGCGAGAATGTCCTCGTCCGGGGGTTCGGCTTCGAGGGGAACCGGGCGGCGCAGCGCCCACGGGCGCCCCGCTGTCACGGCATCGCCGTCCGGGACGCCGACGGCGTGACGCTCGCCGGAAACGATATCCGTGGGACCCACCCCCGAAGGCACGGCGACGGCGGGAGCGGTATCAGCGTGACCCCCGGGTGCGACGCGGTCCGGGTCGTCGGGAACCGGATCCGCGACGCGGGCGACCGGGGGATACAGGTCGCGGGCTCGGGCCTGCTCGTCGCAGGGAACGACATCCGGGGCAGTCTGGACCGGGCGATATCCGCCGACCTCTGGTACCCCGACGGGGAGAACCACACGGCCCGGCACGCACTCGTCACGGGCAACGTACTCGGCGACAGCGCCGAGGGGAGCCTGACGGGCGTGGCCCACAACGAACCCGTCGGGCCCGGGCGAGGACACATCGCGTTCGTCGGCAACGTCGGCTACGGAGCCCACAAGTCGTTCTGCCACGTCCGCGGCCCGGAGCCGTTCGCGAGCGTTGCCGTCCGCAACAACCTCGCCACCCAGGAGACGGCGGGGCTGACGACCGACCGGACGACGCGGTTCGCGGGCGTCGCGGCCGACGCAGTGGGGGGAGACACCCTCGTGGTCCGGAACAACACCTTCCGCGGGTACAGCGGCCCCGGTGTCAACATCGACGGTGCGGTCCGGGAAGCCGTCGTCGCGGGGAACGCGCTCGTCGAACCGGCCCGGGCGGGAGTCCGGGTCCGCCAGGTCGACGGTGGCACCGTGACCGGGAACGTGGTCGTCGAACCCGGGACGGTGGGCATCCGACTCGTGGACGCCGGCGGCCTCCGGGTCGGGGAGAACCAGATTCGTGCTCCCGCCGGCCCGGGAATCGACGTGCGAGGTGGCCCCGATACCGCGGGCACCGACATCGTCGGCAACCACCTGCGCGATACCGGAGGCGGCGACAGAGGCGGCGATGGTGGCCGCGTATCGAGGGGGGCGCCGGCAATCCGCGTCTGTGACCACGGCGTCCGGGTCCGGGGGAACAGCATCCACCGCAACCGCGGCCCCGGCATCATCGAGTGCGCTGACGGCGGCGACAACCGGTACGAGGCCAACCGGGCCGACGGCGAGGCCCCGTGGCGCATCACGAGTCCCACCTCCCGGGCCAGGGACAACGCGCCGCCGCTCGATGTCCACCGCGGGCTCCGGGCGGAGGGCGGTCTCCTCTCGGTTACGTTCGACCGGGTGTACGCCCGCGCGCCACGGCTGAGCTTCGGCCGACGGGGCGGAGCCGTCCGCGAGGTCTCCTACCGGACCAGCGAGGCTGGGAACGTCGTCGGTGCCGACATCGTGGTCGGGGCGGACGGGACGTTCGACGTCTTCGTCGACGCCGCCTGA
- a CDS encoding right-handed parallel beta-helix repeat-containing protein: MRTRSTLRGGRRTRVALLVLALSGCLLVAAFAPAAALTGTVTSVANDGGNTGAGTDAGNTDTDNGGPTTVSACRTIEAAGDYRLDADLAADSGACIEITASDVGLDGAGYEVTSGADGTGVEIRAGSDGTSNVTVRDLAANGTRDGVLVTGSQDTSDVVGIELVDITGHNNSRAGIRTVFANVTVRESTLTENEVGLAVLGGAAVVEATDAERNDVTGLKASFDPMALTVSGGAFTENGARGILVRELPGANLTDVNASNNGFDGILIASTAPNATLRDVDASANVRHGLVVRAPGVRVLGATASGNGGDGFRLPAVDGSRDARRLLAGETTLEARNNVDAGARLSGSNTSVSGLVATGNAAGVNLTDATGVTVNETDASRNDRGVVLANTSGSVFDEGTVANNSGVGLLVIGSDDNTMEDLTALDNAVTYRALGNGRTSVDRLTLARGTISFTASDVEFETVSRPAPARPGNRTFGPYLNATTTESTSLSTGLTGNLGGGSGFLDLTVGYASTDLQQPPLEEPTVRLHVHDGSWSASGGSLDRDANEVSLNISAPNGVYAPAADLENAITACRGGSPLTEDGATYRVDTDLQGTGSRCLAVSANNVTVVGFGHGGEQPRTITGQDSADISGIDVRPADDRTGVTVRNLTVRDFGVGVKLRGANATLRRVTAFSNADEGILVDGATNATLFNTSAVENGGTTGDGILLRDATDTNLTKVLVQDNGAWGLRETGGTTGTTAADLNVFADPDDDGAGRNVVLGFEAAQDIALGSVADPARPGENLTDLGNFVDVEGQQDGAYVELDLRYNDTGVDEGNLSLYDYDERVGEYAPVEGASVHPDADVVSANLTSFSTFAPLVNTSTSSGGGDGDTGDGDTGDGETGDGDTGDGDTGDGDTGDGDTGGGDEESPPDIGSGTGDGSGDGSDGGSSGGGGGGGSASTQDNPSFATVAASVNRTGVQVDGTVRINATVRNSGDGGGRYEADLYRNDRFVQSRFVELSPGEAAEISFERQPSEVGTYTFRVENVTAGTVNVTETAPDNASTTSTATPTPAPDDSSADGGTDNGGGDGTATGDGSTDGSDSDDSGSDDSADPGTGENAREPGSPGDSDGGFGGLGPLGMVVGGIGALAVGAGTIYLVVLKP, from the coding sequence ATGAGAACCCGGTCCACGCTGCGCGGGGGGAGGCGGACCCGGGTCGCCCTCCTCGTGCTGGCACTGAGCGGCTGTCTGCTGGTCGCGGCGTTCGCACCGGCGGCTGCACTGACTGGAACCGTCACGAGCGTCGCCAACGATGGTGGGAACACCGGCGCTGGAACCGACGCCGGGAACACCGACACCGACAACGGTGGCCCGACCACCGTCTCGGCGTGTCGCACCATCGAGGCCGCGGGTGACTACCGGCTCGACGCCGACCTCGCGGCCGACAGCGGGGCCTGCATCGAGATCACCGCCAGTGACGTGGGTCTCGACGGCGCCGGCTACGAGGTGACGAGCGGCGCGGACGGCACAGGAGTCGAGATCCGCGCGGGCTCGGATGGGACCAGCAACGTCACGGTCCGTGACCTGGCCGCGAACGGAACCCGGGACGGTGTCCTCGTGACCGGCTCGCAGGACACGTCCGACGTGGTCGGCATCGAACTCGTCGATATCACCGGCCACAACAACTCGCGGGCGGGCATCCGGACGGTGTTCGCGAACGTCACCGTCCGGGAGAGCACGCTGACCGAGAACGAGGTCGGGCTGGCGGTGCTCGGCGGGGCCGCTGTCGTCGAGGCGACCGACGCCGAACGGAACGACGTGACGGGGCTGAAGGCCTCGTTCGACCCGATGGCCCTCACGGTGTCCGGCGGCGCGTTCACGGAGAACGGCGCGCGTGGCATCCTCGTCCGCGAGCTTCCGGGGGCGAACCTCACGGACGTGAACGCCTCGAACAACGGCTTCGACGGCATCCTCATCGCGTCGACCGCGCCGAACGCCACCCTCCGCGATGTCGACGCCTCTGCGAACGTTCGACACGGACTCGTCGTGCGTGCGCCCGGCGTTCGCGTGCTGGGCGCGACCGCCAGCGGTAACGGTGGCGACGGCTTCCGGCTCCCGGCGGTCGATGGCTCGCGCGACGCCCGCCGGCTGCTGGCCGGCGAGACGACGCTCGAAGCACGGAACAACGTCGATGCCGGTGCGCGACTCTCGGGGTCGAACACCTCCGTCTCCGGGCTCGTCGCCACCGGGAACGCGGCCGGGGTCAACCTGACCGACGCGACCGGCGTGACGGTCAACGAGACGGACGCGTCCCGGAACGACCGGGGCGTCGTCCTCGCGAACACGTCCGGGAGCGTGTTCGACGAGGGGACCGTCGCGAACAACTCCGGGGTGGGGCTCCTCGTCATCGGCTCGGACGACAACACCATGGAGGACCTCACCGCGCTCGACAACGCGGTGACCTACCGCGCGCTGGGCAACGGCCGCACCAGCGTCGACCGTCTGACGCTCGCCCGCGGGACGATATCGTTCACCGCCAGCGATGTCGAGTTCGAGACGGTCTCGCGCCCCGCCCCCGCTCGCCCCGGGAACCGGACCTTCGGGCCGTATCTCAACGCCACGACGACCGAGAGCACGTCGCTCTCCACCGGCCTGACCGGGAACCTGGGCGGGGGGAGCGGCTTCCTCGACCTGACCGTCGGCTACGCGTCAACCGACCTCCAGCAGCCACCGCTGGAGGAGCCGACGGTTCGCCTCCACGTCCACGACGGTAGCTGGTCGGCCAGCGGTGGCTCGCTGGACCGGGACGCCAACGAGGTCTCGCTCAACATCTCCGCGCCGAACGGCGTGTACGCGCCGGCGGCGGACCTGGAGAACGCCATCACGGCCTGCCGTGGCGGGTCACCACTCACCGAGGACGGGGCGACCTACCGGGTCGATACGGACCTCCAGGGCACCGGGTCGCGATGTCTCGCGGTCAGCGCGAACAACGTCACCGTCGTCGGCTTCGGCCACGGCGGCGAGCAGCCCCGTACCATCACCGGACAGGACAGTGCCGACATCTCCGGTATCGACGTCCGGCCCGCCGACGACCGGACCGGCGTCACCGTCCGGAACCTCACCGTCCGGGACTTCGGCGTCGGTGTCAAACTCCGCGGCGCCAACGCCACGCTCCGGCGCGTCACGGCGTTCAGCAACGCCGACGAGGGAATCCTCGTCGACGGCGCCACGAACGCGACGCTGTTCAACACCTCCGCCGTCGAGAACGGGGGGACGACGGGCGACGGCATCCTGCTGCGGGACGCCACCGACACGAACCTGACGAAGGTCCTCGTCCAGGACAACGGCGCGTGGGGCCTCCGGGAGACCGGCGGCACGACGGGCACGACCGCGGCGGACCTGAACGTCTTCGCCGACCCGGACGACGACGGCGCGGGCCGGAACGTCGTTCTCGGCTTCGAGGCGGCCCAGGATATCGCGCTCGGCTCGGTCGCCGACCCGGCACGACCGGGCGAGAACCTCACCGACCTGGGCAACTTCGTCGATGTCGAGGGGCAGCAGGACGGTGCGTACGTCGAACTCGACCTGCGCTACAACGACACCGGCGTCGACGAGGGGAACCTCTCGCTGTACGACTACGACGAGCGGGTCGGCGAGTACGCCCCGGTCGAGGGGGCTTCCGTCCACCCGGACGCCGACGTGGTCTCCGCCAACCTCACCTCGTTCAGCACGTTCGCCCCGCTGGTGAACACGTCGACGAGCAGTGGTGGGGGTGACGGTGACACTGGCGACGGTGACACTGGCGATGGCGAAACGGGTGACGGCGACACCGGCGATGGAGACACCGGTGACGGTGACACGGGGGATGGTGACACTGGCGGCGGTGACGAGGAGTCACCGCCTGACATCGGTTCCGGCACGGGCGACGGCAGCGGTGACGGTTCGGACGGGGGTAGCAGTGGCGGTGGTGGTGGTGGCGGTTCCGCGTCGACCCAGGACAACCCGTCGTTCGCGACGGTCGCCGCGAGCGTCAACCGGACGGGCGTGCAGGTCGACGGGACGGTCCGCATCAACGCGACCGTCCGGAACAGCGGCGACGGCGGCGGGCGCTACGAGGCCGACCTCTACCGGAACGACCGCTTCGTCCAGAGCCGTTTCGTCGAACTGTCTCCGGGCGAGGCGGCCGAGATCTCCTTCGAGCGCCAGCCGAGCGAGGTCGGGACCTACACCTTCCGCGTCGAGAACGTCACGGCGGGGACGGTCAACGTGACCGAGACGGCGCCCGACAACGCGTCGACGACGTCCACGGCTACCCCGACACCGGCGCCCGATGACTCGAGCGCCGACGGCGGGACCGATAACGGTGGCGGGGACGGGACCGCCACCGGAGACGGGAGCACCGACGGTTCCGATAGCGACGACTCCGGCTCCGACGACTCCGCCGACCCGGGGACCGGCGAGAACGCCCGCGAACCAGGGTCCCCCGGCGATTCCGACGGGGGCTTCGGCGGTCTGGGGCCACTCGGGATGGTGGTCGGCGGTATCGGCGCACTGGCTGTCGGCGCGGGTACCATCTACCTCGTCGTACTGAAACCCTGA